In Marixanthomonas ophiurae, one genomic interval encodes:
- a CDS encoding YeiH family protein: MKPKENIHKKNRSLIAKVLFVVLCLLCLTPLINPPIALLMGVAVAQITGNPFEKISGKAVSWLLKFAVIGLGFGMSVSSALQAGKDGFILTVSSIIATLTLGILLGKLFKIDKKIAQLISSGTAICGGSAIAAIAPVIKANAKQISVSIGIVFLLNALALFIFPVVGHFFELTQHQFGVWSAIAIHDTSSVVGAANEYGNEALQTATTVKLARALWILPISVLFAVYKSGSVKKVKVPYFIGLFILAIIVNTYVPGIESVAPHIVTLAKIALTVTLFLIGTNLTYSSLKKVGVKPLVLAVLIWVFISVASLTIIMQTVA, encoded by the coding sequence ATGAAACCCAAAGAGAATATCCATAAGAAAAATAGGTCATTAATAGCAAAAGTACTTTTTGTAGTACTATGCCTTTTATGCCTTACACCACTTATAAACCCACCAATAGCTTTGTTAATGGGAGTTGCTGTAGCACAAATTACAGGAAACCCTTTTGAAAAAATTAGTGGTAAGGCTGTAAGCTGGTTGCTTAAGTTCGCTGTTATAGGTTTGGGTTTTGGGATGAGTGTTTCTAGTGCGCTTCAAGCTGGTAAAGATGGGTTTATATTAACGGTAAGTTCTATTATTGCAACACTAACATTAGGAATCTTACTAGGAAAGCTTTTTAAAATAGATAAAAAGATTGCACAATTAATATCTTCGGGAACAGCTATTTGTGGCGGAAGTGCCATTGCGGCTATTGCTCCGGTTATCAAGGCTAATGCTAAACAAATTTCTGTTTCTATAGGGATTGTGTTTCTTTTAAATGCTTTGGCATTGTTTATTTTTCCAGTAGTGGGTCACTTTTTTGAATTGACCCAGCATCAGTTTGGAGTTTGGAGTGCTATTGCTATTCATGATACTAGCTCGGTAGTAGGAGCAGCCAATGAGTATGGTAACGAAGCATTACAAACCGCAACAACAGTAAAACTGGCAAGAGCTTTATGGATTTTACCTATATCGGTGCTTTTTGCCGTTTATAAATCTGGAAGTGTTAAGAAAGTAAAAGTCCCATATTTTATAGGACTGTTCATTCTTGCCATAATTGTAAATACGTATGTACCGGGCATTGAAAGTGTAGCCCCTCACATTGTAACTTTGGCAAAAATAGCCTTAACGGTAACCTTGTTTTTAATAGGAACAAACCTCACATATTCTTCTCTAAAGAAGGTAGGGGTAAAACCTTTGGTTTTGGCCGTGTTAATTTGGGTGTTTATCTCGGTTGCCTCTTTGACTATTATTATGCAAACTGTTGCGTAA
- a CDS encoding YtxH domain-containing protein, whose protein sequence is MNNGQKKGIAAALVGIGASAFAWWQYKRMSPEQKQKLKSKVNEAGDNIKDTARNVESSISEKYDQLKNTTKEKVEDIKK, encoded by the coding sequence ATGAACAACGGACAGAAAAAAGGAATCGCAGCAGCTTTGGTAGGTATAGGAGCTAGTGCTTTTGCATGGTGGCAATATAAAAGAATGTCTCCAGAACAAAAACAAAAATTAAAATCTAAAGTAAACGAAGCTGGTGATAATATTAAAGATACAGCACGCAATGTTGAATCGTCTATTAGTGAAAAATACGATCAGCTTAAGAATACAACAAAAGAAAAAGTAGAGGATATCAAAAAATAA
- a CDS encoding PAS domain S-box protein — MTKAYLNLLDGTTDVVCILDTTGGTIQWLNANATQLLSSHKNSLLNKKFSSILKEKDKQSFSAMLNLDKNGKVPHSFIVNHRIKSTISVELNWSFIIDSDNNVVYGIAKNPLDHEVEAQPYYVERLERKIMEQAIDPSKSLQQLLNSYIEGLEDIFPSLKASILKVENNKVWHVASNSLPKEFSETINGMSIGPVAGSCGTAAYTKKRVIVSDIKNNPLWEKYKILALPLGLKACWSQPIFNADNEVVATFANYYGSVRTPSDNELKVFERSTSLIGIILEHHQKRVDLQSNNELFEYVNLATNDAIYDWNIQEDDLNWGMSFSRLFGYTVSNEKYPLSKWESLVHPEDLQSNLKSLHHFLNTPSQDRWKAHYRFKRANGEYAFVEEKGYAIRDANGKAIRMIGVLSDVTERKIADEKQEELTNFLKTSQKEYMDLFHSSPIPMWLYDVETYKFLEVNNAAILHYGYSREEFLSLTILDIRPKSEIDKVKKSVERLRSNHYNRLGKVFKHIKKNGDVIFVEVRGNKIEFNNKNAEVILATDITEKLTYIEAIENKNKRLKQIAWDQSHLVRAPLSRLMGIIDLIKNGALEISEKEELLSDILESAKEMDSTIKEISDKTNSN, encoded by the coding sequence ATGACTAAAGCTTATTTAAACTTATTAGATGGTACTACTGATGTAGTATGCATCTTAGATACTACAGGGGGAACTATTCAATGGTTAAATGCTAATGCAACCCAATTATTGTCATCTCATAAGAACTCCTTATTAAATAAAAAGTTTAGCTCCATTTTAAAAGAAAAAGATAAGCAAAGTTTTAGTGCCATGCTAAACCTTGATAAGAACGGTAAAGTCCCTCACAGCTTTATTGTAAACCATAGAATTAAAAGCACTATTTCTGTTGAGTTAAATTGGTCTTTTATCATTGATAGTGATAACAATGTTGTTTATGGAATTGCTAAAAACCCGCTGGATCATGAAGTTGAAGCGCAACCTTATTATGTAGAACGGTTAGAACGTAAAATAATGGAGCAAGCAATAGACCCTTCTAAAAGTTTACAACAACTGTTAAATAGTTATATAGAAGGATTAGAGGATATTTTTCCTTCTTTAAAAGCGTCCATATTAAAAGTAGAAAACAATAAAGTCTGGCATGTTGCTTCAAATTCATTACCAAAAGAATTTTCTGAGACTATAAATGGAATGTCTATAGGTCCTGTAGCGGGTTCATGCGGCACGGCAGCTTACACTAAAAAAAGAGTGATTGTTTCAGATATCAAGAACAATCCGTTATGGGAAAAATATAAAATACTAGCCCTTCCTTTAGGGTTAAAAGCGTGTTGGTCTCAACCAATTTTTAATGCGGACAATGAGGTTGTTGCAACGTTTGCTAATTACTACGGTAGTGTTAGAACGCCTTCAGACAATGAATTGAAAGTTTTTGAACGCTCCACATCTCTTATAGGTATTATTTTAGAACACCATCAAAAGAGAGTGGATTTACAATCTAATAATGAATTGTTTGAATATGTAAACTTAGCAACAAACGATGCAATTTACGATTGGAACATACAAGAAGACGACCTAAACTGGGGAATGAGCTTTTCACGTCTCTTTGGGTACACAGTTAGTAATGAAAAATATCCTTTGTCTAAATGGGAGTCATTAGTTCATCCAGAAGACTTACAAAGTAACTTAAAATCGCTACATCATTTTTTAAATACACCATCTCAAGACCGATGGAAAGCACACTATCGCTTTAAAAGAGCAAATGGAGAATATGCATTTGTTGAGGAGAAAGGATATGCTATTCGGGATGCCAACGGAAAAGCCATACGGATGATAGGTGTATTAAGCGATGTTACAGAACGTAAAATAGCAGATGAGAAACAAGAAGAGCTTACCAATTTTTTAAAAACCTCGCAAAAAGAATACATGGACCTCTTTCATTCAAGCCCCATCCCTATGTGGTTGTACGATGTCGAGACGTATAAATTTTTAGAAGTTAACAATGCTGCCATTCTGCATTACGGATATTCAAGAGAAGAGTTTTTATCACTTACCATTCTAGATATTAGACCTAAAAGTGAAATAGATAAGGTTAAAAAAAGTGTGGAGCGTTTAAGAAGCAATCATTATAACAGGTTAGGAAAAGTTTTTAAACATATTAAAAAAAATGGAGATGTTATATTTGTAGAAGTGAGAGGCAACAAGATTGAATTTAACAATAAAAATGCCGAAGTTATACTAGCGACAGATATCACTGAAAAACTCACCTACATTGAAGCTATAGAAAATAAAAATAAGCGTCTTAAACAAATTGCTTGGGATCAATCGCACTTGGTTAGAGCACCATTATCAAGGCTTATGGGTATTATCGACCTTATAAAAAACGGAGCATTAGAAATTTCAGAGAAAGAAGAATTGCTGTCAGATATTCTTGAGTCTGCAAAAGAGATGGATAGTACTATAAAAGAAATTTCAGATAAAACGAACAGCAATTAA
- a CDS encoding response regulator codes for MSRNVIIVDDDKIVCKVTKRMFQICGLSNDPIIFNSGKKALAFLKETNNEKERNIIFLDINMPFINGWEFIDILSKETTLLHTTIYLITSSIFPEDHTRARENKIVADILIKPITLAKTKQLVAEINK; via the coding sequence ATGTCACGAAATGTTATCATAGTAGATGATGATAAGATAGTCTGCAAAGTAACTAAACGGATGTTTCAAATTTGCGGATTGTCTAATGACCCTATTATATTTAATTCAGGAAAAAAGGCACTAGCGTTTTTAAAAGAAACCAATAATGAAAAGGAAAGAAATATTATTTTTCTTGATATTAATATGCCTTTCATAAACGGATGGGAATTTATCGATATACTGTCAAAAGAAACTACACTGCTACATACAACAATTTACCTAATTACCTCTTCTATATTTCCAGAAGACCATACGCGAGCTAGAGAAAATAAAATCGTTGCAGATATACTTATTAAACCTATAACGTTGGCCAAAACAAAACAACTAGTGGCAGAGATAAACAAATAG
- a CDS encoding cold-shock protein — protein MEQGNVKFFNTTKGFGFITTTSSNADIFVHKSGLVDRVKKEDKVMFETENSAKGLQAINVRLA, from the coding sequence ATAGAACAAGGGAACGTTAAGTTTTTTAATACTACTAAGGGCTTTGGTTTTATTACCACAACTAGTTCTAATGCAGATATATTTGTCCATAAAAGTGGACTAGTAGATAGAGTAAAAAAAGAAGACAAAGTGATGTTTGAAACTGAGAACAGCGCAAAAGGCTTACAAGCTATTAACGTTCGGTTGGCGTAA
- a CDS encoding cold-shock protein: MAKSQQTYEKKEKEKKRLKKREEKRKKKEARKAEAKEKGPGIEFAYVDHNGNLTDTPPDPSQKVEVEADEIVVGVPKQTEADKEAFDPVRNGKVSFFDHSKGFGFIIDSENQEKYFTHVSGLIDEIDENDNVSFELEKGQRGMNAVRVKKK; the protein is encoded by the coding sequence ATGGCGAAGTCACAACAAACGTACGAGAAGAAAGAAAAAGAAAAAAAAAGATTAAAAAAACGAGAAGAAAAACGTAAGAAAAAAGAAGCTCGTAAAGCAGAAGCAAAAGAAAAAGGTCCAGGCATCGAATTTGCTTATGTAGACCATAATGGTAATTTAACCGATACACCTCCAGATCCTTCTCAAAAGGTAGAGGTAGAGGCAGATGAAATTGTTGTGGGAGTTCCTAAACAAACAGAAGCAGATAAAGAAGCGTTTGATCCAGTTAGAAATGGAAAAGTTTCCTTTTTCGACCATAGTAAAGGGTTTGGATTTATTATTGATTCAGAAAATCAAGAAAAATACTTTACGCATGTAAGCGGACTAATTGATGAGATTGATGAAAATGATAACGTATCCTTTGAATTAGAAAAAGGACAACGCGGAATGAACGCAGTTCGAGTTAAGAAAAAGTAA
- a CDS encoding LLM class flavin-dependent oxidoreductase yields MKEEQSNTTPYSILELATIGVDFKPTDVFKNSLTLAQKAETFGYKRFWLAEHHNMKSIASSATSVLIGHIAGGTETIRVGSGGIMLPNHSSLLISEQFGTLGALYPDRIDLGLGRAPGTDQVTAQAIRPDRMQAVYKFPEELRNIQQYFSTDNQHAKVRAPIAEGVPMPIYILGSSTDSAYLAAKEGLPYVFASHFAPTHLFEALNIYYNNFQPSPYLEKPYTIACANVIAADTDAEAEKITTSLIRMMVGVMTGNIDYVQPPTEMTSDLKQILQNPAFQKMLKYAFIGSKETVKQETKEFLTKTGVDEIMVASHIYDPEARIKSFEIFSEVMKEL; encoded by the coding sequence ATGAAAGAAGAACAAAGTAACACTACTCCATATTCCATACTAGAATTAGCAACCATCGGGGTCGATTTTAAGCCTACCGATGTGTTTAAAAACAGCCTTACCTTAGCGCAAAAAGCTGAAACGTTTGGTTACAAACGATTTTGGCTAGCAGAGCATCACAATATGAAGAGTATAGCCAGTTCGGCTACCTCAGTACTTATTGGGCATATAGCGGGTGGTACCGAAACAATTCGTGTAGGTTCCGGCGGCATTATGCTGCCCAATCATTCTTCTTTATTAATTTCAGAGCAATTTGGTACCTTAGGAGCGTTATATCCAGATCGTATCGATTTAGGACTAGGAAGAGCACCAGGAACCGATCAAGTCACTGCCCAAGCCATTCGGCCAGATAGAATGCAAGCAGTCTATAAGTTTCCAGAAGAACTTCGGAATATTCAACAGTATTTTTCAACAGACAATCAACACGCAAAAGTAAGAGCGCCCATAGCCGAAGGCGTACCAATGCCTATCTATATTTTAGGTTCGAGTACCGATAGTGCCTATTTAGCTGCAAAAGAGGGGTTGCCCTATGTATTTGCAAGTCACTTTGCGCCCACACATTTATTTGAAGCGTTAAACATTTATTACAATAATTTTCAGCCATCTCCTTATCTTGAAAAACCATATACCATTGCGTGTGCAAATGTAATTGCAGCCGATACCGATGCTGAAGCCGAAAAAATAACAACTTCATTAATTAGAATGATGGTTGGTGTGATGACAGGGAACATAGATTACGTACAACCGCCTACTGAAATGACTTCAGACTTGAAACAAATTCTTCAAAATCCAGCGTTTCAAAAAATGTTGAAATATGCTTTTATCGGAAGTAAAGAAACGGTAAAACAAGAAACTAAGGAGTTTTTAACTAAAACGGGTGTTGATGAAATTATGGTTGCCTCTCATATTTATGATCCGGAAGCACGAATTAAATCGTTTGAAATTTTTTCAGAAGTGATGAAAGAACTATAA
- a CDS encoding RNA polymerase sigma factor has product MHTEQAFTSIIKENEGIIYKITRLYTNNQDDQKDLYQEVVYNLWKGFKTFRGDAKVSTWMYRIALNTAVFYSKKKKGYKVPLDGVVLVQETYDPVLEQRLKVLYASIKHLKDIDKGIIFLFLEGRKYEEIANITGLTTSNVGTRMARIKDKLKKEIIKE; this is encoded by the coding sequence ATGCATACAGAACAAGCGTTTACAAGCATCATTAAAGAAAACGAAGGGATCATTTATAAGATCACCCGGTTGTATACAAATAATCAAGATGACCAAAAGGATCTGTATCAAGAAGTGGTATATAACCTTTGGAAAGGCTTTAAAACGTTTCGTGGGGATGCGAAAGTAAGCACTTGGATGTACCGCATCGCACTAAATACAGCTGTATTTTATTCAAAAAAGAAAAAGGGGTATAAGGTTCCGCTTGATGGAGTCGTGTTGGTTCAAGAAACGTATGACCCAGTTTTGGAACAACGCTTAAAGGTTTTGTATGCAAGTATCAAGCATTTAAAAGATATAGACAAAGGAATTATTTTCCTGTTTCTTGAAGGGAGAAAATATGAAGAAATAGCCAATATAACCGGTTTAACTACCAGCAATGTGGGAACCCGAATGGCTCGTATAAAAGACAAATTAAAGAAAGAAATTATAAAAGAGTAA
- a CDS encoding VOC family protein — MTNNHINYIELKANDLEQIKKFYSTCFGWSFTDYGPTYVAFSDSGLQGGFEKTDTEIINGALVVLYHENLEQIKTKIIEFKGTISKDIFSFPGGKRFHFTDPSGNKLAIWSE, encoded by the coding sequence ATGACAAACAACCACATCAACTATATTGAACTAAAAGCAAATGACCTTGAACAAATAAAAAAATTCTATTCAACTTGTTTTGGGTGGAGTTTTACAGATTATGGACCAACGTACGTAGCATTTTCAGATAGTGGGCTGCAAGGTGGTTTTGAGAAAACGGATACTGAAATTATTAATGGTGCGTTGGTTGTCTTGTATCATGAAAATTTAGAGCAGATAAAAACCAAAATCATTGAATTTAAAGGAACTATTTCAAAAGATATTTTTTCTTTTCCTGGCGGAAAACGGTTTCACTTTACCGATCCTTCCGGAAATAAACTTGCCATTTGGTCAGAGTAA
- a CDS encoding APC family permease, which yields MPQKDSIKLKDAIAIGIGGMVGGGIFAVLGLAVSLAKGGTPLAFLFAGVIALFTAYAYTKLSLAYPDRGGTVKFINKGFGKGIFSGGINNVLWVSYIIMLSLYASAFGSYGPELFSITGDKSMDSHIYVTGVVLLATLINYYSLAVVGKIESAAVFIKLFILLAFVGIGLYGLSGNANLSQLNPKNWESPLQLIAGGMVIFVAYEGFELIANAVPDMENPKKNVAKAYFISVGFVVLLYILIAAITVGSLTFDTIKEAKDYVLAEASQPLIGQIGFTIVTVAALISTFSAINATLYGGSRVSFELAEDDELPHEFTYQLWNKPIGLLITVILTLLVANFLNVESISTSGSAGFLLIFAIVNYIAFRKNKEVNANRLITGTGAFLCLAAFIILTVQQFQENTLGVSISLGLITLCFLIEFIYKKSRQKNTDKV from the coding sequence ATGCCACAAAAAGACTCCATTAAATTAAAAGACGCTATCGCCATTGGTATTGGCGGAATGGTGGGCGGAGGAATTTTTGCCGTACTTGGTTTAGCTGTTTCTTTGGCAAAGGGCGGTACACCGCTTGCTTTTTTGTTTGCAGGTGTTATTGCACTTTTTACAGCTTATGCATACACTAAGTTATCTTTAGCCTATCCAGATAGGGGAGGTACAGTTAAATTTATTAATAAAGGGTTTGGTAAAGGAATCTTTAGTGGTGGCATTAACAACGTGCTTTGGGTAAGTTATATTATTATGCTCTCACTCTACGCTAGCGCTTTTGGCTCATATGGCCCCGAACTGTTTTCCATTACAGGAGATAAATCGATGGACAGTCACATCTATGTTACGGGGGTGGTGCTTTTAGCTACTTTAATCAATTACTATAGTCTAGCGGTAGTGGGTAAAATAGAAAGCGCTGCCGTATTTATAAAATTATTTATCCTTTTAGCTTTTGTTGGTATTGGTTTGTATGGGCTTTCAGGTAATGCAAACTTAAGTCAGTTAAACCCTAAAAATTGGGAGTCACCGTTACAGTTAATTGCTGGTGGTATGGTCATATTTGTTGCGTATGAAGGGTTCGAGCTCATTGCCAATGCCGTTCCGGATATGGAAAACCCGAAGAAAAATGTGGCAAAGGCTTATTTTATTTCTGTAGGTTTTGTTGTTTTATTATACATCCTCATTGCAGCAATAACAGTGGGCTCACTCACTTTTGACACTATTAAAGAAGCTAAAGACTACGTCTTGGCTGAAGCGTCCCAACCCTTAATTGGGCAAATAGGGTTTACTATTGTGACGGTCGCTGCACTAATTTCCACCTTTTCAGCTATCAACGCCACCTTATATGGAGGGAGTCGGGTAAGCTTTGAATTGGCTGAAGATGACGAACTTCCACACGAGTTTACGTATCAATTATGGAATAAACCCATTGGCTTATTGATAACAGTGATTTTAACCTTGCTTGTCGCCAATTTTTTAAACGTAGAAAGTATATCTACTTCAGGTAGTGCTGGTTTTTTACTCATTTTTGCCATCGTGAATTATATTGCTTTCAGAAAAAATAAAGAAGTAAATGCCAACCGTCTTATTACTGGTACTGGGGCCTTCTTATGTTTGGCAGCGTTCATTATCCTAACTGTTCAACAATTTCAAGAAAATACATTGGGAGTGAGTATTTCTTTAGGACTTATCACACTTTGTTTTCTAATTGAGTTTATCTATAAAAAAAGTAGGCAAAAGAACACTGATAAAGTCTAA
- a CDS encoding T9SS type A sorting domain-containing protein codes for MKLFYSFVSFFTSFASLFLISSSMLAQDRNAHREIPDDAYIPISRSSMEKSPAYQITNTNYFTRQVNVDANGNDMIGDAANEPSIAVDPTNPDRIVIGWRHFETTSSNFRQAGYGYSTDGGITWTFPGVLDPGNFRSDPVLDFDAEGNFYYNSLMEGFECEVFEITDGGVIWEAPVPANGGDKQWMRIDRTGGVGDKNNYSYWNSSISTCSPGFFTRSIDGSETFEECVTVDGDPYWGTLAVNKNGILYLTGTTNNSNIVVAKSTTAKDPAITPVTWDSFSPVDLDGRLTVLASVNPAGLMGQAWVDVDISNGPGEGNVYVAASVERSSNNDPSDVMFAKSTDDGETFSTPLRINQDDVGNDAYQWFGTMAVAPNGRIDIVWLDTRNAAAGTNDSELFYSYSEDQGETWSDNEAISIAFDPNIGYPQQDKMGDYFDLVSDNDFAHLAWANTINGGQDVYYTRISPEGILNVHDITSANLKASLYPNPITSKTILEFFVEKESKTRVEVYDILGRSVNILLNKTTLGKQKIIWSGINSEGIKLSSGLYFITIETGNKKQTLKAILR; via the coding sequence ATGAAGTTATTCTATTCATTTGTATCGTTTTTTACATCCTTTGCTAGTCTTTTTTTAATATCAAGTAGTATGCTCGCACAAGACCGGAATGCTCATCGTGAAATACCGGATGATGCTTATATTCCTATTTCTCGATCTTCGATGGAAAAAAGCCCTGCATATCAAATCACTAATACGAATTACTTTACCCGACAAGTAAACGTGGATGCGAATGGTAATGATATGATAGGAGATGCAGCTAACGAACCTTCCATCGCTGTAGACCCAACAAACCCAGATCGTATTGTGATTGGTTGGCGGCACTTTGAGACTACAAGTAGCAACTTCAGGCAAGCCGGGTATGGCTATTCTACCGATGGAGGAATAACTTGGACGTTCCCAGGAGTGTTGGATCCGGGTAATTTTCGTTCAGACCCAGTATTAGATTTTGATGCCGAAGGTAATTTTTATTATAATAGCCTTATGGAAGGTTTTGAGTGCGAAGTATTTGAAATTACAGACGGCGGGGTAATATGGGAAGCCCCAGTACCAGCAAATGGTGGTGACAAACAATGGATGCGTATAGACCGTACAGGGGGAGTGGGAGACAAGAATAATTATTCATATTGGAATTCTTCCATATCTACGTGCTCTCCAGGATTTTTTACGCGATCTATAGACGGTAGTGAAACCTTTGAAGAATGTGTAACGGTTGATGGAGACCCATATTGGGGTACCTTAGCAGTTAATAAAAATGGAATCTTATATTTAACGGGTACTACAAATAACTCTAATATCGTAGTAGCAAAATCTACTACTGCAAAAGATCCTGCTATAACCCCTGTAACGTGGGACTCTTTTAGTCCGGTAGATCTTGACGGACGTCTAACTGTCCTCGCATCAGTAAACCCGGCCGGCCTAATGGGACAAGCTTGGGTAGATGTGGATATTTCTAATGGACCAGGAGAAGGAAATGTATACGTTGCCGCTTCAGTTGAGCGTTCTTCAAATAACGACCCAAGCGACGTTATGTTTGCAAAAAGCACCGACGACGGCGAAACATTTTCCACCCCTCTTCGTATTAATCAAGATGATGTAGGGAACGATGCCTATCAATGGTTTGGTACTATGGCAGTTGCCCCAAATGGACGCATTGACATTGTATGGCTGGACACTAGAAACGCTGCTGCAGGAACTAATGATTCTGAGCTTTTCTATAGCTATTCAGAAGATCAAGGGGAAACTTGGTCAGATAATGAAGCAATATCTATTGCCTTTGATCCCAATATTGGATATCCACAACAAGACAAAATGGGAGACTATTTTGATTTAGTGTCTGATAATGATTTTGCTCATTTGGCGTGGGCCAATACCATCAACGGAGGACAAGACGTATATTATACCCGTATTTCACCTGAAGGAATTTTAAACGTACATGATATTACTAGTGCTAATTTAAAAGCAAGCTTATATCCAAACCCGATTACATCAAAAACGATTCTTGAGTTTTTTGTAGAAAAAGAATCTAAAACTAGGGTAGAGGTGTATGATATATTGGGCAGAAGTGTAAATATACTTTTGAATAAAACAACCTTAGGAAAACAAAAAATTATTTGGAGTGGAATCAATTCTGAAGGAATAAAACTTTCTTCAGGATTATACTTTATAACTATTGAAACTGGAAATAAAAAGCAAACTTTAAAAGCTATACTTAGGTAA
- a CDS encoding 2'-5' RNA ligase family protein — protein sequence MSDIKIYNLRIVPPDPVYNEVTHFKKQFIATFGKQPLSNSKPHITLAVFKMDSQYQDILIKIFNQLSTQNKFKLIIQGFEIFENNANVLLLKVPITEDIKNLITNIKVVWQRDLHRKQSTLKLSTTPHITISKTEGNKMLYQSLAFFQKMDYTDRQFEVDHLTLISRPKGKTWDWEHQIPLS from the coding sequence ATGTCTGACATAAAAATATACAACCTACGGATTGTTCCTCCAGACCCAGTTTATAATGAAGTGACTCATTTTAAAAAACAATTTATAGCTACGTTTGGGAAGCAACCCTTATCAAACTCAAAACCGCACATTACGTTGGCAGTATTTAAAATGGACTCCCAATATCAAGATATTCTCATAAAGATATTTAATCAATTATCAACTCAGAACAAATTTAAACTAATCATTCAAGGCTTTGAAATATTTGAAAATAATGCTAACGTACTATTATTAAAGGTTCCAATTACTGAAGACATTAAAAACCTAATAACAAATATTAAAGTAGTGTGGCAACGGGATCTTCATAGAAAACAATCCACCTTAAAATTATCAACGACCCCACATATTACTATTTCTAAAACCGAAGGAAATAAGATGTTATATCAAAGTTTAGCTTTTTTTCAGAAAATGGATTATACCGATAGACAATTTGAGGTTGACCATCTCACCCTAATATCACGACCTAAAGGAAAAACGTGGGATTGGGAACATCAAATTCCGCTTTCCTAA
- a CDS encoding TetR/AcrR family transcriptional regulator, which produces MAKLQKSIEKKNNLVQATIELVNNNGFHATPISKIAKMANVSPATIYLYFESKQDLVNKVYLEVKEAFTAYAFATYTEDMSVVEGFEIIWKRIANFKLKECKQALFLAQCDNTPIIDEASREEGIKHLQPLLDLWERGQDKGIIKPVSNYLLYAYTISPLAFLMLTQQRGQFKIEEKHIEQAYQAAWDSIKL; this is translated from the coding sequence ATGGCGAAGCTTCAAAAAAGCATAGAAAAGAAGAATAATTTGGTACAAGCTACTATAGAATTAGTCAATAATAATGGTTTTCATGCTACGCCCATATCTAAAATTGCTAAAATGGCAAATGTCTCACCAGCTACTATATACTTGTATTTTGAAAGTAAACAAGATTTAGTTAATAAGGTGTATTTAGAAGTTAAAGAAGCATTTACAGCCTATGCATTTGCAACATACACCGAAGATATGAGCGTAGTAGAAGGATTTGAAATAATCTGGAAACGAATAGCCAATTTTAAATTAAAGGAGTGTAAACAAGCTTTGTTTTTAGCGCAATGTGATAACACACCTATTATAGATGAGGCAAGTAGGGAAGAGGGTATAAAACATTTACAACCCTTACTCGATTTATGGGAACGTGGGCAGGATAAAGGAATAATTAAACCTGTATCTAATTATTTATTATATGCATACACCATAAGCCCGTTAGCTTTTTTAATGCTAACACAACAACGTGGGCAATTTAAAATTGAAGAAAAACATATAGAACAGGCGTATCAAGCAGCTTGGGATAGCATTAAATTATAA